One stretch of Euphorbia lathyris chromosome 7, ddEupLath1.1, whole genome shotgun sequence DNA includes these proteins:
- the LOC136235052 gene encoding uncharacterized protein, whose translation MTLPESCSSLLRRKRFSIYDRVEVRSEEDGLLGSWHSGVIIENQLFDSEIEYVIKYDHMLVEDESNYFEETLRVNENEVSNLRGRIRPVPPPINIVNGDICYGRCVDVHYNDGWWEGVIFDCEDGSGRNVFFPELADEMLTPVANMRISQDWNDVSGSWKNRGKWFFLESLEQLEDANCFHFKPKEFWLELRQKDKFQKLGDWTCDDKELWNILVLETFGDKLKHFMGRISNLTHLPELQGLVESANFINVQKRQPDVSICQEAVCQEQEAVSVLPRVSVGQEAVSVLPQDLSAVPGMQNEKFDTHPSDKVGVVSSSGCNNISGEWKPSNSKKFNWLPAGSDMVPGPEFCPDAITKYLQKKRKHEVSCIVDVRKHLLHLRWKIEYIKQEQTRFCYTSPDGKAYYSLRQVCLFLNDHAKKNSSITQNENGGPLTSPDDSPSPLSEELPENQVPPVSSNPNLVYIEPEYCPEAALEWYTKSPIIVKKRKGFTEMTWRAKKHLSAVGWKFKRVDHSGRLELRYISPGGKIHNSLRMACIASMGTSASTSRRGEAVSKVQADAACQRSSLRILKSRKRKKRLQSSSLDKQLDISDARKTRSRVLGTSKRVKQVADPDPSDEKPLTVLSWLIDNNIVLPRAKVHFYSGSDTHSTAGGRITREGIQCNCCCEVYNLRGFKFHVNGDYDSPAANIFLDDGRSLLDCQKKLIHKEMEKFVEKPVQNLKGSPDHELNDDICSICQYGGALLLCDGCPSSFHNSCIGLVDIPKEEEEWFCPSCCCKICGHNKLKVDTEFSIEDAAALNCTQCKKKYHIWCIRNKGNPSLKMTTRENWFCTKKCKEIFSGLNELLGKPIVAGSDNLTWTLLKPNHSDSHKLDAFNDEAWIENCSKLNMAVDMMHECFEPVKDPYSKRDLLRDVIFNRRANLKRLNFEGFYTIVLRKEDEFISVATIRVWEKLAELPFVATRLQYRRHGMCRKLINILEKKLMELGIEKLVLPAVSSVLNTWTGPFGFSEMMDSQKLSLVDHIFLNFPGTVMCHKKLMQIPSAEPCPSKGLFQMHQTQTGTSEQGQANVTAVKSRSDAEAIKLVVSLIGEAGPCADKVNKDCSVDESNGEKQPRENNITNDVNMAIVEDSPVKFELTEKLRYHYKRRRLVP comes from the exons ATGACGCTGCCGGAAAGTTGCAGCTCTCTTCTTCGACGAAAGAGATTTAGTATATATGACAGAGTTGAG GTAAGGAGCGAAGAGGACGGGTTACTGGGCTCCTGGCACAGCGGAGTTATAATTGAAAACCAGTTATTCGATTCAGAAATCGAATATGTTATTAAATACGATCACATGCTTGTTGAGGATGAATCTAACTATTTTGAAGAAACTTTGAGGGTTAATGAGAATGAAGTTTCTAATCTTCGTGGGCGCATAAGGCCAGTTCCACCTCCCATTAACATCGTAAATGGGGATATCTGTTATGGAAGGTGCGTGGATGTGCATTATAACGACGGTTGGTGGGAAGGTGTGATTTTTGACTGTGAAGATGGCTCCGGGAGGAATGTATTTTTCCCGGAGTTGGCGGATGAAATGCTGACTCCGGTTGCTAATATGAGGATTAGTCAAGATTGGAATGATGTTAGTGGGTCGTGGAAGAATCGTGGGAAATGGTTTTTCTTGGAATCGCTTGAGCAGCTTGAAGATGCTAATTGTTTTCATTTTAAGCCAAAGGAATTCTGGTTAGAATTGAGACAGAAAGACAAATTTCAGAAACTTGGTGACTGGACTTGCGATGATAAAGAATTATGGAACATTTTGGTGTTGGAGACATTTGGTGATAAACTTAAACATTTTATGGGTCGTATTTCAAATCTAACACACCTTCCGGAGTTACAAGGGTTGGTAGAGTCTGCTAATTTTATTAATGTGCAGAAACGTCAACCAGATGTATCCATTTGTCAAGAAGCTGTTTGTCAAGAACAAGAAGCAGTAAGTGTTTTGCCTCGTGTATCCGTAGGTCAAGAAGCAGTTAGTGTTTTGCCTCAGGATTTATCAGCTGTACCTGGAATGCAGAATGAGAAATTTGATACTCATCCTTCAGACAAGGTGGGAGTTGTTTCTAGTTCAGGTTGCAATAATATAAGTGGAGAGTGGAAGCCTTCGAATTCCAAGAAATTTAATTGGCTACCTGCTGGCTCGGACATGGTTCCTGGACCTGAATTTTGCCCAGATGCTATTACTAAATATTTACAGAAAAAGAGGAAGCATGAAGTTTCTTGTATCGTTGATGTTAGGAAACATCTTCTACATCTACGGTGGAAAATTGAGTACATAAAGCAAGAACAGACTCGATTCTGTTACACTTCTCCTGATGGGAAAGCGTACTATTCTCTTCGTCAAGTCTGTTTGTTTTTGAATGatcatgcaaaaaaaaattcttcgATCACTCAAAATGAGAATGGAGGTCCATTAACTAGCCCTGATGATTCACCATCCCCTCTTTCTGAGGAGCTACCAGAGAATCAGGTTCCTCCGGTTTCTTCTAATCCTAATCTAGTTTATATCGAACCCGAATACTGCCCAGAAGCAGCTCTAGAGTGGTACACAAAGTCACCAATCATcgttaagaaaagaaaaggcttTACGGAAATGACATGGAGAGCAAAGAAGCATCTTTCAGCTGTGGGATGGAAATTTAAGCGAGTTGACCATTCTGGCAGGCTTGAATTGCGCTATATTTCACCAGGAGGGAAAATTCATAATTCACTTCGGATGGCCTGCATAGCTTCTATGGGAACTTCTGCTTCTACAAGTAGACGTGGGGAGGCAGTAAGCAAGGTTCAGGCAGATGCAGCCTGTCAGAGAAGTTCTTTGAGAATATTGAAGTCcaggaaaagaaagaaaagattaCAATCATCTTCTTTAGATAAACAATTGGACATTTCAGATGCTCGGAAAACCAGAAGCCGTGTTCTTGGAACAAGCAAAAGAGTGAAGCAGGTTGCAGATCCTGATCCCTCAGATGAGAAGCCTCTAACAGTCCTGTCTTGGTTGATAGACAATAATATTGTCTTACCAAGAGCAAAAGTACATTTCTATAGCGGAAGCGACACCCATTCAACTGCTGGAGGTCGTATAACTCGAGAGGGAATCCAGTGCAATTGCTGTTGCGAGGTATATAATCTTCGTGGCTTTAAATTTCATGTCAATGGCGACTACGACAGTCCGGCTGCCAACATATTTTTGGACGATGGAAGGTCTTTGTTAGATTGCCAGAAGAAACTTATACACAAAGAGATGGAAAAATTTGTGGAAAAACCGGTTCAAAATTTAAAAGGCAGTCCGGATCATGAGTTAAATGATGATATATGTTCAATTTGTCAGTATGGCGGGGCTCTTTTATTATGTGATGGGTGTCCTTCATCATTCCATAACAGTTGCATTGGTTTGGTG GATAttccaaaagaagaagaagaatggttCTGCCCATCATGCTGTTGTAAAATTTGTGGCCATAATAAACTGAAAGTAGACACTGAATTTTCAATCGAAGATGCTGCTGCTCTGAACTGTACTCAGTGCAAGAAAAAAT ATCATATTTGGTGTATCCGGAATAAGGGAAACCCCTCCTTAAAAATGACTACAAGAGAAAATTGGTTTTGTACCAAAAAGTGCAAAGAG ATCTTTTCGGGTCTGAATGAGCTTCTAGGAAAACCAATTGTAGCGGGTTCAGACAACCTTACTTGGACATTGTTAAAACCGAATCACTCGGACAGTCATAAGCTTGATGCTTTTAATGATGAAGCCTGGATAGAGAACTGCAGCAAACTCAATATGGCAGTGGACATGATGCATGAATGCTTTGAGCCTGTTAAAGACCCTTACAGCAAGAGAGATCTTCTTAGGGATGTTATTTTCAATAGAAG GGCAAACCTCAAACGTCTGAATTTTGAAGGATTTTATACAATAGTTCTGCGGAAAGAAGATGAATTTATTTCCGTGGCTACTATTAG GGTCTGGGAGAAGTTGGCAGAATTACCGTTCGTGGCTACTAGATTGCAGTACCGTCGACATGGAATGTGTCGCAAACTAATAAATATATTGGAAAAG AAGCTCATGGAATTAGGAATTGAGAAACTCGTTTTGCCTGCTGTTTCTTCTGTGTTGAATACATGGACTGGTCCATTTGGTTTTTCCGAAATGATGGACTCTCAGAAATTATCGCTAGTAGACCACATATTTTTGAATTTTCCGGGTACTGTCATGTGTCACAAGAAACTGATGCAAATCCCTTCTGCTGAACCATGCCCATCAAAAGGTCTATTTCAAATGCACCAAACTCAGACTGGAACTTCGGAGCAAGGTCAAGCTAA TGTTACTGCAGTAAAGAGTAGAAGTGACGCTGAAGCTATTAAGCTCGTAGTTTCG TTGATAGgtgaagcgggaccttgtgcgGACAAAGTTAACAAAGATTGCTCGGTTGACGAATCCAATGGAGAGAAGCAGCCGAGGGAGAATAATATCACTAATGATGTTAACATGGCGATCGTAGAAGACAGTCCAGTAAAATTTGAGCTTACTGAAAAATTGAGATACCATTATAAAAGGAGGAGATTGGTTCCATGa